Proteins encoded within one genomic window of Natator depressus isolate rNatDep1 chromosome 1, rNatDep2.hap1, whole genome shotgun sequence:
- the LUC7L2 gene encoding putative RNA-binding protein Luc7-like 2 isoform X2: MDLGECLKVHDLALRADYEIASKEQDFFFELDAMDHLQSFIADCDRRTEVAKKRLAETQEEISAEVAAKAERVHELNEEIGKLLAKVEQLGADGNVEESQKVMDEVEKARAKKREAEEVYRNSMPASSFQQQKLRVCEVCSAYLGLHDNDRRLADHFGGKLHLGFIEIREKLEELRRVVADKQEKRNQERLKRREEREKEEREKLRRSRSHSKNPRRSRSRDRRRHRSRSASRERKRRTRSKSREKRHRHRSRSSSRSRSRSHQRSRHSSRDRSRERKKRSSKERSSRDKERSRDHDRTSRDKDRSSRERSPRDNKDRKRSYESANGRSEDRRSSEEREAGEI; this comes from the exons ATGGACCTTGGAGAATGTCTGAAGGTGCATGACCTGGCATTAAGAGCAGATTATGAAATTGCATCCAAAGAACAAGACTTTTTCTTTGAGCTTGAT GCAATGGATCACCTGCAGTCATTCATTGCTGACTGTGACAGAAGAACTGAAGTGGCTAAGAAAAGACTAGCAGAAACCCAAGAAGAGATCAGTGCTGAAGTTGCAGCTAAA GCTGAACGAGTTCATGAATTGAATGAAGAAATTGGGAAGCTGTTGGCCAAAGTAGAACAGCTGGGAGCTGATGGAAATGTGGAGGAGTCCCAGAAAGTAATGGATGAAGTGGAGAAAGCCAGGGCAAAGAAGAGAGAAGCAGAG GAAGTGTACAGGAATTCAATGCCTGCCTCCAGCTTTCAGCAGCAGAAGCTCCGTGTTTGTGAAGTGTGTTCTGCCTATCTTGGTCTTCATGATAACGACCGACGACTTGCTGACCACTTTGGAGGAAAACTGCACTTAGGGTTCATCGAAATAAGGGAGAAACTTGAGGAGCTCAGG AGGGTTGTGGCTGATAAACAAGAAAAACGAAATCAGGAACGCCTGAAACGCagagaagagagggagaaagaagaaagGGAGAAGCTAAGGAG GTCCAGATCCCATAGCAAGAATCCCAGAAG ATCTAGGTCTCGAGATCGCCGCAGACATCGATCTCGCTCTGCCTCCCGGGAGCGAAAGAGAAGAACTCGCTCCAAATCCCGTGAGAAACGCCACCGTCACAGGTCTCGCTCCAGCAGTCGCAGCAGGAGCCGCAGCCATCAGAGAAGCAGGCATAGTTCCAGGGACAGGAGCAGAGAGCGCAAAAAACG ATCCTCAAAAGAAAGATCTTCTAGAGACAAAGAACGGTCAAGAGATCATGACAGAACATCACGTGACAAAGACAGGAGCTCAAGAGAGAGGTCACCCCGAGATAACAAAGACAGGAAACGTTCATATGAAAGTGCTAATGGCCGATCAGAAGACCGGAGGAGCTCAGAGGAGCGCGAAGCAGGGGAGATATAA